Proteins co-encoded in one Malus sylvestris chromosome 9, drMalSylv7.2, whole genome shotgun sequence genomic window:
- the LOC126581931 gene encoding probable protein phosphatase 2C 49 yields MVAEAKVVCQQSVPVLDVQYFTKNVHEVEDVVAVTQSISSPKSFDRSRSSEPDSAAALLSSQAVDAKPADKIPDFVPASADQLFFPRLRSGSFADIGPRRYMEDEHILIDDLSSHLGPLFSFPKPNAFYGVFDGHGGPEAAAYVRKNVLRLFFEDANFPRTSDVDEIFLEKLENSLRKAFHVVDLALADDCSVSSSSGTTALTAMIFGRLLMVANAGDCRAVLCRKGEAIDMSQDHRPIYPTERRRIEELGGYVDDGYLNGVLSVTRALGDWDMKFPRGSSSPLIAEPEFRQVVLTEDDEFLIIGCDGIWDVMSSQHAVSLVRRGLRRHDDPEQCARDLVMEALRLNTFDNLTVIVVCFSPLDHRDLSPQRERRLRCCSLSAEALCSLRALLDSSAGS; encoded by the exons ATGGTGGCAGAAGCTAAGGTTGTGTGTCAGCAGAGCGTGCCGGTGCTGGATGTCCAGTACTTTACCAAAAATGTTCACGAAGTTGAAGATGTAGTTGCAGTTACCCAATCGATTTCGTCGCCCAAGAGTTTTGACCGGAGTCGTTCTTCCGAACCGGACTCGGCCGCCGCTCTCTTGAGCTCGCAAGCCGTC GATGCTAAACCTGCAGACAAAATTCCAGATTTTGTTCCTGCCTCGGCCGACCAGCTATTCTTCCCCAGGCTGCGTTCTGGTAGCTTTGCTGACATTGGACCCCGTAGGTACATGGAAGATGAACATATTCTAATAGATGATCTATCTTCACACTTGGGTCCACTCTTTAGTTTTCCCAAGCCAAATGCATTTTATGGG GTATTTGATGGACATGGAGGACCCGAAGCAGCTGCTTATGTCCGGAAAAATGTGCTCAGACTCTTTTTTGAAGATGCCAATTTTCCCCGAACTTCTGAtgttgatgaaattttcttAGAGAAGCTTGAGAACTCCCTCCGCAAGGCATTTCATGTGGTTGACCTTGCTTTGGCTGATGACTGCAGTGTAAGCAGTTCTTCGGGGACAACAGCATTAACTGCTATGATATTTGGAAG GCTTTTAATGGTGGCCAATGCTGGGGACTGCCGAGCAGTACTCTGTCGGAAAGGAGAAGCAATTGATATGTCTCAAGACCACAGGCCAATATATCCCACAGAAAGGAGGCGGATAGAAGAATTAGGTGGATATGTTGATGATGGGTATCTGAACGGTGTCTTATCAGTTACCCGAGCATTAGGCGACTGGGACATGAAGTTTCCTCGTGGATCTTCGTCGCCCCTTATCGCCGAGCCAGAGTTCAGGCAGGTGGTTTTAACAGAGGATGACGAGTTTCTAATTATAGGGTGTGATGGGATTTGGGATGTGATGTCTAGTCAGCATGCTGTTAGCCTTGTTCGCCGCGGGCTGAGGCGTCATGATGACCCCGAGCAGTGTGCCAGGGACCTTGTCATGGAGGCTCTTCGCCTCAACACGTTTGATAACCTCACGGTGATCGTTGTATGCTTCTCCCCCCTTGATCACCGGGATCTATCGCCACAGCGAGAACGGAGATTAAGGTGCTGCAGCCTCTCTGCTGAGGCCCTTTGTAGCTTGAGGGCCTTGTTGGACAGTAGTGCCGGTAGCTGA